The following proteins come from a genomic window of Anopheles ziemanni chromosome 3, idAnoZiCoDA_A2_x.2, whole genome shotgun sequence:
- the LOC131284179 gene encoding uncharacterized protein LOC131284179 gives MEADRKIDFLTTELVQKIIQSNDDLKEYQLAKENGVTLTTPQGLDGFMSIIHRLRLNLQHINSGVVTTVTVMVKVMKGDDDFRQKSLGLVLFPNEINVYGCVIPAFEQLVRSSGAQLDFKTLCPRIFLAEAGVRYPAYSDQEETFLVMEDVSASGFIPGPRLNLDQAHLQLMARKIAQFHACSYALRIGGQSERLRALVDRIIPLNFIQDGKIFFESYDVVFKVVFERLFKYLEGKPELLDSAGSDFVRDRIRKLKQRYGTTPSELMQRCLARDETYSVILHGDYNRNNVLFRYEEGVPNDVMLIDFQENRYGSPALDLSFFMYMNMPPEAWEKGAWEQLLTLYHEELMRCICEILHLPPSHSSLEPYRFENMKRHLQQHFIYGAIIAIKFLPCMLSSEAEVEEIVHNFHTDVTADAFRQIYLVAGGQVVNDRISKVIVHAAEQGYLDLLDN, from the exons ATGGAGGCCGAccgaaaaatcgattttctcACCACCGAACTCGTgcagaaaataattcaatcgAACGACGACCTGAAGGAATATCAACTCGCGAAAGAAAATGGTGTTACACTAACCACGCCGCAAGGTTTGGACGGATTCATGTCCATCATACATCGGCTGCGTTTGAATCTTCAGCACATCAACAGCGG GGTGGTAACAACGGTGACCGTCATGGTGAAGGTGATGAAGGGTGACGATGATTTTCGCCAGAAATCCCTCGGGTTGGTGCTGTTCCCTAATGAGATCAACGTGTACGGGTGTGTTATCCCGGCGTTCGAGCAGCTTGTGCGTAGCTCCGGTGCGCAGCTTGATTTCAAAACCTTATGCCCGCGGATCTTTCTGGCCGAAGCTGGCGTCCGATACCCGGCCTACAGTGACCAAGAGGAAACGTTTCTCGTCATGGAGGATGTGTCGGCGAGCGGGTTTATCCCTGGACCTCGGCTGAACCTCGATCAAGCTCATCTGCAGCTGATGGCACGCAAGATTGCCCAGTTCCACGCGTGCTCCTATGCCCTACGAATCGGGGGACAATCGGAGCGACTCCGCGCATTGGTCGATCGTATTATTCCGCTGAACTTCATCCAAGATGGAAAGATCTTCTTCGAAAGCTACGATGTAGTGTTTAAGGTAGTGTTCGAGCGGTTATTCAAATACCTCGAGGGGAAGCCGGAACTGCTCGATTCTGCAGGATCGGATTTCGTGCGGGATCGAATCCGGAAGCTCAAGCAACGGTACGGCACGACGCCGTCCGAGTTAATGCAGCGATGTTTGGCCCGGGATGAGACCTACTCAGTGATCCTCCACGGAGACTACAATCGTAACAATGTGCTATTCCGTTATGAAGAAGGAGTTCCAAATGACGTCATGCTGATCGATTTCCAAGAGAATCGGTACGGTTCACCGGCTCTCGATCTATCATTCTTTATGTACATGAACATGCCTCCTGAGGCCTGGGAAAAAGGCGCATGGGAACAACTGTTAACGCTCTACCATGAGGAACTGATGCGGTGCATTTGTGAAATTTTACATCTTCCACCAAGTCACAGCAGTTTGGAACCATATCG GTTCGAAAATATGAAGCGGCATTTGCAGCAACATTTCATCTATGGTGCCATAATTGCGATCAAGTTTCTTCCGTGTATGCTGTCCAGTGAGGCGGAGGTAGAGGAGATTGTACATAATTTCCACACGGACGTCACGGCGGACGCCTTTCGTCAGATCTATCTCGTCGCTGGTGGACAGGTTGTGAACGATCGAATCTCCAAAGTGATCGTGCATGCGGCGGAGCAGGGTTACTTGGATTTGCTTGATAACTAA